In Panacibacter microcysteis, the genomic stretch CACCGGGAACCATGAAGCATCAAAACTGATCTTATGCTTCCGGTAAATCTTATTAACATCATTCAGGAAAACTTCACTTAGTCTTTTGAGTCTTGTACCAAAGAACAAAAAGCCCAGGGATTGATAAAAGTTCATCGTGGTAAATTATATAAGTGCTTATACAATTTCAAAATTAAGCAGTTTAGGCAAATGGCAAAATTAACTTTAAAGCGTGCCCTTCATACGGCACGCTGCTTGCAGGCTATTTATGGTATATTGAAAGAACCATGACCTTGCCGGAATGACTAAAATGAAAAAAGAGTTTCATAAACTTTCAATAATTTCTGAAAATTCAACTATCTTTGTATGACAAATCAACGAAGCATGAAAGTAGTTATAATCGGTGGAGGCTTTGCAGGGCTTAAGCTTGCCCGCCGCCTCAATGACCACATTGATATTGAAGTAACACTTATTGACAGGAACAACTATCACCAGTTTCAACCTCTTTTTTACCAGGTGGCAACTGCCGGGCTGGATGCCAGTAACATTTCTTTCCCGCTGCGCAAAGCTTTCCAGGGCAGTAAAAATGTAGCGGTAAGGCTTGCCGAGGTTAAACAAATCAACACAAAGGATAATAACATACTCACAGATATTGGCACGTTTGATTACGACAGGCTGATCATTGCAACAGGAGCCGATACCAATTTTTTTGGCAATGAAGAACTGAAAGCAAATGCCTTTCCCATGAAATCTACCATTGAGGCACTGCAGTTGCGCAACCGGGTAATACAAAATTTTGAAGATGCCTTGCTTGTAAAAGACAAAGATGCTACAGAACTGCAACGCATGATGACCATTGTAGTGGTAGGTGGTGGCCCCACCGGTGTAGAAGTAAGCGGGGCACTGGCAGAAATGCGCAATAACATTCTGCCAAAAGATTATCCTGATCTTGATTTCGCCAAAATGAATATTTATCTAGTGGAAGGAAGCCCCAGGACGTTAAACGCCATGAGTGATAAAAGTGCTGCTCAAAGCCGTAAATACCTGGAAGATCTCGGCGTTAAGGTTGTTACCAAAACCGTTGTAAAAAGTTACGATGGTACGAATGCAACGTTGTCAACCGGCGAAATCATTGGCACCAGGATACTCATATGGGCAGCAGGTATTCAAGGCAATGTACCCGCAGGTATAGACAGCACACTTATTGTCAGGGGCAATCGTATAAAGGTTGACCGCACCAACAAGGTGCAAGGCACAGAAAATGTTTATGCCATTGGCGATGTGGCTTACATGGAGACTCCTTTATACCCGCATGGCCACCCACAGGTTGCCAATGTGGCCATCAACCAGGCAAAAAATCTTGCAGTAAATCTCATCAGGCAGGTCAACGGCAACAAACACTACCAGGATGACTTTGAATACCACGATAAAGGCAGTATGGCAACCGTTGGGAAGCACAAAGCGGTAGTAGATATTCCAAAACCCCGCATTCATTTCGGCGGATGGCTTGCCTGGATGGTATGGATGGGCCTGCACCTCGTACTCATTGTGGGTGTAAAAAACAGGTTGCAGATTTTCGTAAACTGGGTGTATAAATACTTCACCTCCGACCAGAGTTTACGCCTGTTATTTAAAATATCATTTAAGCCTACAAAGGCAGAAGAAGCTACAAGAAGATTGTTATGAGCCCGGCTTTTGCACGCGTATGAAGCACCTGTTGCGTCGCACGCTTGTACTGAATAACATTAGTCAGCGTCCCCGGGCACAAACGGCTTGCCTGAATAAAACAAGTAGAAACATCTTTTATATAAAATTGGCAACCCGGCTAATATGTCTGCCCAAACCAAACAAACCATCTACACACTAAGCAGGTACGGCATAGCTGTTGTATGGCTTATCAATGGCCTGTTTTGCAAAGTGTTTAATCTTGTACCAAGACATCAGCAAATTGTGGAACGCATCCTAAATCTTACTAACGGCTTAGTAATCACAAAACTGATAGGCATAGCGGAAATTGTGATGTTTATATGGATCATCTCCGGCGTCTTTAAAAAACTAAATGCTTTAACGCAAATCGCGGTAATTGTTACAATGAACATACTGGAGTTCCACCTTGCAAAAGATCTTTTGCTATGGCAGGAATATAATCTCTTATTTGCACTTGTTTTTTCCTGTTTTATAGCTTATACAGCATTCATTTTATATAAAAAACCTGATTGCAATGTTACCCTTTCTTAAAAATCATCCGTTCGCAGTGGAGGCTTACTTCACCAAATCAATCGTAATAACATTTGCTGTTCCAAAAGAAGATATTATACACCTGATTCCTGAATGTGTTACTCCGGATACCTACAACAACAAATGGGCATTTGTGGCAATAGCATTTGTACAAACCAAAGGTTTGCGACCTAAAGGCTTTCCGGCATTCTCAGGCAACAGTTTTTTCCTGGCAGGCTTCAGGATATTTGTAAGATATACCAATTCAAAAGGTAAGACATTGCGTGGGCTTTACATTCTTCAATCGCAAACAGATAAATACCTGATGCAATTGCTGGGCAATACATTTACACATTATAACTATACAACTGCTGATTTTAAATTAACAGAAAAAGATGATTTCATTTCTGTTACGTCTTGTAAAGCCGGTATTGATGTAACAGTGCAAACAACGGCAGGTCATTTGCCTCATTCGTCTCCTTTCACCGACTGGAATGTTGCAAGAAAATTTGCAGGACCATTACCTTATACGTTTAGTTATAACACCAAAAATAAAGAAGTCACCATTGTAAAAGGTGTCAGAGATAACTGGAAGCCACAGCCACTTCAGGTATCAAACTGTAAAGTAAAGTTTATGGAAAATCATGTTTTCAGAAATGCAGTATTGTCCAATGCTTTTATCTTAAAAGATATACCATACGAATGGGAAAAAGGAGTGGTAGAATTATGGAAACAATAAGGAAGCCATTACAGGGAATCGGTAATATCATCAGGTTTAACTGGCCATTCTACCTGTTGTCACTACTTATATTTTTAATACTGATGCTGTTTGCTTTCACAGCGGTTAATCCAATCAGGTTTTGGTTATTTTTTACTTGCACGTGTATATCCGGCGTCACGCTGCTTTCAATTATTATTTCGGCATATATCTACGACTTTTCCGGTCTGTACAGGATGCGTTGGCTGACTGACATGATAGACAAAGAAGCTGCAACTGCAGTAAATGTTCATGCAGGTTTTGATGAAACATCTGAAATACTTCAAAAGAAATATCATTTTAGAAATTTGCTGGTTTTTGACTTCTACAACAGCCGGAACCATACCGAACCATCTATAAAACTGGCCAGGAAATTATATAAACCTGTAACCGGTGCAGTAAAAATTGCAACAGATCATTTACCATTGGCAAACGATACCGCAGATATGGTATTTGTAATGTTTGCCGCCCATGAAATAAGGAACGTTGAAGAGAGAATTATTTTCTTTAAAGAGTTACAAAGAATCATCTCATCCAAAGGAAAAATTGTTGTTACAGAACATCTGCGGGATATTCCAAACTTTATTGCATACACAGTTGGTTTCTTTCATTTTTACAGCCGGAATAACTGGTTAAAAACCTTTGCAGCGGCTAACCTTTCTGTTGCGGCTACTATAAAAATAACGCCCTTTATTAAAACCTTCATACTTCAAAAACATGGAACTGCATCTTAAAATTATTGGTGCCATGATGATTGTCCTGGCATTGATACATCTTGTTTTTCCCGTTTATTTTAAATGGAAAACGGAGTTTACAACGTTGAGCCTTATAAACCGCCAGGTAATGTATGTGCACACTTTCTTTATTGCTCTTACTGTATTGCTGATGGGTCTGCTGTGCTTAACCTGCGGGTATGAGCTGACGCATACTGCATTTGGCAAAAAGATAACCGGCGGCTTACTGATATTCTGGTTTATAAGGCTCATCTGCCAGTTTTTTATTTATTCACCGGCGTTATGGAGATGTAAGAAATTCGAAACCATCATCCACATAATATTCTCAATGTTCTGGATCTATGTATGCATTGTTTTTACACTTGCCTACCAAACTGCATAAACGCGTTTATGAAACTTAATAACCCCAAACTTGTTGTATTGTTGCAAAAAGCCTGCAGTGCAGAAAAGACCGCTGCATTTAAACAAGCTGATTAATATTGCAGGAAGTAAGCGCCACGCTGCATATGGTTGTTGCAGTACAAGAGTGCGACGCAACCAAAGCCTTATAGTAGCAATGCAGACCGGCCCATCATTTTCTTTATACATGCCACTCGCTGTACACTGGCTTCTTTCACTGTTTTTCTAACCGTCAGGTCTTCACATGTTGGCTTCATAATAATCCCACATTTGCCGGAATACTTTTTCCTTCAGCTGCTTTGCTGTAAGATTTTTGCTTTCAACAGGCGGTAAAAAATGCATCTGCATTTTATGTGCCTCGAGATAAAATATTTTACCCGGCGGCAATACCTTCCGGGTATTGAAAAGCAAAGCAGGCATAATAGGTTTACCGGTGTCTGTGGCCAGTTTAAAAGCGCCATCGTAGAACGATTTCAGGGGGTCGCTGGTGCGGTTGCGTGTACCTTCAGGATAAATAACCATATCGAGCCCTGTACTTAAAACCCACTTCATTTTTTTAAAACTGTCTCTGCGGCTTTGCTCACTTTTGCGGTTTACAAGAATACTGCCGGCGGCATATATCCAGCCAAAAACGGGGATGAATGCAAAAGTTGTTTTGGCAATCGTTTTATTGGCCTGTGGCATAAACGGCGTGGTAATGGGTATATCCATCAGGCTGTTGTGGTTGCATGTTACAATGTAATTCTCCCCGGGTTTATAATAGTGTGTGCCTGTAACCTTCAGCGGGCAGCCGATGAGGTTAAGAAAAAAAGTCATCCATGTTCTCGATACGAGCCTGTGCCATTTAGATGCAACGGGTTCTTTTAACAGGTAACAAACCAGGTAAAATGGTAATGCTATAAACATGGTGGGCACAAAAAGGATCAATGCCCATAGTGCCCAAAGCCTGCCAAGTATTTCACGAAAGATTTTCATTGCTGCAAATATATTCTCAAAACAATATGTGGCGGGCTGCAACACAAAGAAGAATAATCATGTACCCGGCAGTTGTATGTTATGGCATCTTCGTTGCGTCGCACTCTTGTACAATTGAAGCTTTGTGCAGCATGTGCGAAGACCAGGCAAAGCAACAACCACGCCGCCCCACAAAAAAAAGGAGCCGACGATACAGCTCCTTTTGCTACCTGTATTTATCCAAAAAAATCGCCGATGCATCAATTTTGCATAAACTTCAGCGATGTTCTGATGCCATCTTCTGTTATCACACTGATAACGATTATACCTTTCGGACTGTTCTCAGGTATATCCCACATATTATCTCCTTCATTGGCAAAAGTTATACCGCTGCTGATCGGCCTGCCCTGTATATCAGCAAAAACTACCTGTACTTTTTGTGCCTTGCCGCCATTACTAAACATGATATAGCCGTTGCCAGCATGGCTGTACAAGCTGAGCTTATAATCAGTTTTGGCAGGTTTTGCGATTGCTATTTCGTCGCTGTAAGAAATAGCACCGGCGTTGTCTGTTATTTTAATTCTGTACCATGCTTTTTTATCGAATGAAAAATCAGTAAAGCTGTAATCGCCGCCACCTCTTGAAAGCAGTGTGCCGGCAACTTTATAGTTGATGTTGTCTGAACTTTTTTCAATGGTATAACTATGAATGTTTTTTTCCCGGTCGGTATTCCATTTTACAACCGCACTGTTAGCATCAAGGTTTCCGGAAAGATTATTGAGTGATATTGCTGCTGCTACAGCCGCGGTTTCCGTTATGGTAAGTATGGTGTTTAATGGCTGATCGCCGGATGTGCTGCCATTACCATTAACAAGATTGCCTGCAGTGTAAAATTTTACGGAGCCTGTTCCTTTTACAGGCGCAGTCCATGGAATCTTTATTTGTGCTGTTGTCAACGTTGTTGATTGCTCTACATAGTTGTGGCCTGACTTAAGCGTGTTGTGTGTATTGGCAGGCAATGTACCCCATTTATTAATGTTTGCATTTGCAAGTGTAGCAGCGGTTGTCTGAAAAGCATACTTTGGTGTTGCGGTAGCTGTTTTAGTAAAAAGGATTTTGAAGGTGTACTTTTTGCCGGGCACATATTTGCCGGTTACCTTGTTGGCACTATCCAGCAACTGCGTTTTGATAGTGCCACCGAAATTGCCACCACTGTGGCATTTGGAACAGGTTTGATTACTGTTGAAAGGTGCGCCGGTTACGGTCTGCCCGTTTTTTGCAGGACCGCTTTTGTAACTTAAAAGCGTTAAACACAAAAGTGTACCAAGCAAAGAAAGCACGATGATACTTTTTCTCTGCCTGTAAATCAATGAGCGTGTCTGGTGTACTTTACTAAACATAACGATGTATTTAGGATGAAGAAATGACACTGCCATGTGTGCAACAATAAACACCGGATAGTGCACGCATTTAAGACAAAACATGACTACCCGTGCTATATGCACAGCCGCAATAAATAGTATGCAACAAAAGTTTATTGCAGTACAACTGCAAAGGAATTAAGAGGTCAGCGGAAAAGCCGCTGGTGAAGTTTTTGGGGGTTATGACGCACCAACCATACTGCTCAACGGGGATTTAGCCGAATACTTTTAACTGGTATCAAGGCTTACAAAATGCAGGTAGTATATATATTGACAGAAGCGACTAAAAATGGTGCCACCGGTTTTAAAGAAATACAAATAATTGCTGAACGGGAAAATATGAACGCCAAACAAAATAACTGTAGCTGGCGAAGAATGGTTTCTCTTAATCATAAAAGTGGCCGGCTTTTCTTTATGGTGTTACACCCGGCGCTGCTGCATATGGCGATACAGTACAAGTGTGCGACGCAACGAAAGCCTGATGCCTGTTCTTCAGCCTGGCTCAAACTCATCGCAGTTTGCATCAGCAACGTGTGATAGTTACATGGTTTGTTAAGCTTAAAAGCTACGATGCACACTTGACTGCGATTCCTTACATTTGTCGTCCTTGAATTTTAAAGCATGAGCGAAGAGAAATCATTGAATTTTATTGAAGAGATCATAGAAGAAGATCTGAAGAACGGTAAATACAAATCGATCGTAACCCGTTTTCCACCAGAGCCAAATGGCTACCTGCATCTTGGGCATGCCTCCAGCATATGCCTCAATTTTGGGCTTACCAAAAAATTTGCCGGCTATACCAACCTGCGTTTTGATGATACCAATCCTGTAACGGAAGAAACAGAATATGTAGAAAGCATCAAGGAAGATGTGAAATGGCTGGGATTTGAATGGAAGCATGAGTTGTATGCATCTGACTATTTTGACACACTGTACGAATATGCGTTGAAATTGATTGGTAAAGGTCTTGCCTATGTGGATGATTCCACATCGGAAGAAATTGCAGCCATGAAAGGAACACCTGTTGAGGCGGGCAAAGAAAGTCCTTACCGCAACAGAAGCATTGAGGAAAACCTCGAACTTTTTAAACAGATGAAAGCCGGTGCTTTTGCTGATGGCACGAGGACTTTACGTGCCAGGATTGATATGGCAAGTACAAATATGCTGATGCGTGATCCTGTTTTGTACCGTATAAAACATGCGCATCATCATCGCACCGGGGACAAATGGTGCATTTACCCGATGTATGACATGGCGCATGGCCAAAGTGACTCAATAGAGCATGTAACGCATTCTATTTGCACATTAGAATTTGTGCCGCATCGGGAGCTATATGACTGGCTGATTGAACACCTTGAGATTTATCCTTCGCATCAATATGAGTTTGCCCGCCGCAACATCAATTATACTGTAACCAGTAAAAGGAAGTTACTGCAACTGGTAAATGAAAAGCATGTTACCGGCTGGGATGACCCCCGCATGCCAACGATCAGTGGCCTGAGACGAAGGGGCTACACGCCTGGAAGCATCAGGGATTTTTGTGACCGCATTGGTGTGGCTAAAAGGGAAAACATGGTGGATGTAGGTCTGCTGGAATTTTGTGTAAGGGAAGACCTGAATAAGATTGCCCAGCGAAGAATGGTGGTATTTGAACCTTTAAAGATTATCATTACTGATTACCCGGAAGGAAAAACGGAACTGGTACAGAGTGAAGATAATCCTGAAGCCGGGGAAAAAACCTACAGGGATGTACCTTTTAGCAGGGAACTTTATATTGAACAGGAAGACTTTATGGAAAACCCGCCTAAAAAGTTTTTCAGGCTGGCACCCGGGCAGATGGTGCGTTTGAAAAGCGCCTACATTATTAAGTGCGATGAAGTTGTAAAAGATGAGGCTGGTACTATTACGGCGCTTAAATGCTCTCATGTTGCCAATAGTAAAACAGGCGAAGAAAATGCCGGAATGAAAGTAAAGGGCACGTTGCATTGGGTAAGTGTACAGCACGCGGTACCGGTGGAGATCAGGTTGTATGACAGGCTGTTTAAGGTAGAAGACCCATCGTCTGAAGAAGGCGATTTTAAAGATTACATAAATCCTGGTTCGCTGCAGGTGATTAAATCAGCATTTGCAGAACCGGCTTTGAAAAATGCGAAGTTTGATGAACACTACCAGTTTTTGCGGAAGGGTTATTTCAATCTTGACAAAGACACGAGTGAAGAAGGGCTGGTCTTTAACAGGACTGTTACTTTAAAAGACACATGGGCGAAAGAAACCAGGAAAGATTAAAAGCTAATAAATAAGCATTAAGAAGCCGTAGAGACCCTGCGGCTTTTTTGTTTATGGCCTGGGATTTGGTGTTTTTTTAGACCAGAAAAGGCAAAAGCCGTCGATAAATGCAGTCCGAATTTTTCGGATTTTATTTTGAGACAAAATATCCCAATAAGACACATAATAAATAAAAAAGCCTTTTACGGACTGTTTGAAATAGTTAGAAATAAAATAATAAAATATTGATTATCAATATATTGATAATGATATTAACAGTAAATAACCAGAATAATTAAATAAATTTAATCACACAAAAGACATTTTTTAATCAAATAAAGGCGTTAAACATTCGAAGACAAATTAACTTTGCTTCATCCAATATCAAAACCCCCAAAAAAATGAGAAGACCTTTACAAACACAGAACAACTCAAACCAGCAACCGGGATTATTTCAATCCGGGTTTCTGCAAAACATGGTTCTTGCATTTGGATGATTGTCATTAAAGAGATCAAACACCAACAAAACTCTTTATTACAAAAAAAGAAAGCTTTTTAATTGGCTCGGAAATGAGTAGCAGGAATCGGAACAGCAACAATGTGTTCCTGGTTCAATGAAGTAAAATCCATTTAAAAAAATCCAAAAAATCCAAAATCTTAGAACATGAAAAACCTCTACATCAATGCCCTCATGGCATTATGCAGTATTGTTACGCTTACAACACAAGCGCAAACAGATACAACACACTACAAGTACGGTATCTGGCAGACTTTCGGAGAAGCAGCCTCCACTTCTCTTTATCCCGAAATACAGGGCAGACTTGCGAATTTCAGGTGGGCTGATATTGAACCAAGCCCAAATGTATGGAACTGGGCCGCTTTTGATGATGAAATGGCCAGCAAAGCCAAAGACGGGCTTCCTTTTATTTTTCTCATGTATACAAAAGAAGATGCACCTGATTGGTTATACAGCAATGGTGTACCAAAAGTTACAGAGAAAGATGTAAACGGTACTGTAATCGGGTATTCTCCATACTATATGGATGCTGACTATAAATCATTCTTTAAGAGGATGATAACCAAGGTACATGAGCACATCGAAACACTCCCTGCTAATGTACGCAGCAATATCATCGGCGTGCAGCCCTGCTTTGGCAGCACCGGCGATTATATTAGCTACAAAGGTGAGGTAGCATCGCAATATGCATTGTCTGATGCACAGTTCTACCAGTTGTTCCAGGAGTTTACCCTGTATTATTGGGACGAATATAAGTATACCAGCCCCAAGATCTACATTCTCAGCAACCCTAAAAATAATGGCGAAGAGCAGACTTTCTGGTTAATGGCAAATTGTCCCGGCGGCTGGATAAAAACAGGCACACTGGGTAAGGGCTACCAGTTAAATTATGAAACTGATAAGGCTGCATGGTTATATGGCCTGCTGAATAATCCTAACAATTCGCAAATGATGCGTGCCAGATCAGAATTCCTGGGCAGCATGTTAAGTGCAAAATGGTGGCTCTCTCAGCCATACAAAAACATGTTTGCAATTATGGCTTATGGTATTCATTGGGGTCTTGACTGGAACAACCAGAATATTGACAAGATCCAGGATCACAACTATGATCCATCTTTTACGCTCTTCAACAAATACGCAGGTTATAAAGATGCCGCAACAAGCAGCAATGCCATGTGTATGCTTAAAGATGTGATTGATGCCGCAGATGGCGTAAGGTTTCCTGCATCTCAGTATGGTACCGTTGCTTTAACAAATTCAAGGTTTAATAACGTACTTGCACCGTTTGTACCTTATGGTGCAAAGCTGGAAGATATGGGCTCAGCAATGGGTGGTGAAATGGAAAACATTGCAGCAAACGGAACAAACGATGTGGGCTGGAAACTATTCCCGGGCAATTACGAAAAATTCATTCACCAGATCAACGCTAACGAAACAAGCGCCGGTTACTGGAATGTTGCTTCAGCAGAACCAAATACATCTTATGGTCGTTTTGCAAGGGGCTTTGATCTTGCAAAAGGTAAAGACGCCCTCTATTTTGACGTAGAAGACGCCTTCTTACACAATGCTGCTTTAGACGGCGCTTACCCTGTTATTATAGAGGTAACTTATCTCGACAAGGGCAACGGTAAATTCCAGTTGTTCTACGATGGTAAAACAGGTACAGTGCCATCATCCATGTCTATTAACTGCACCAATACAAACAAATGGAAAACAGTTGCAATAACTTTAAATGATGCGTATTTCGGAAACCGTGCTGCAAACGGCGCAGACTTCTTCATTAAAAATACCGGTTCAGAAAATGTAATATTTCAGATCGTTGAATTATCCCGTTCAGGCAATGGTGTTACAGGCAGCACACTTTCATACTCAAATGCTTTAATCTTTGATACAATTTGTATCACCTCTACGCCTGATCCGCTGGCTGTAAGCATTACTGGTCTTTACCTTGACAACAGCAACGTAGTGGTAGGCCCGCTGAAAGGCTTCAGCTTCGCTACTGCAAGAGATGGTATATACAGTGATTCAATCATCATCAGCCAGGGCGCTAAATTCACACAGTCGTTGTATGTGAAGTTCAGACCAGACGCCCCCGGTTCTTACTCTGGCAACATTCCTGTGTATGGTGGCGGTGCATCAAAAATCAGTTTACCCGTTAGTGCAGCAGCCATGAACAGTGCACCGGATGTTACAGGTTCAACCGTTAACAATGTAACATGCTACAACAGCAAAAATGGTTCGATCGATTTGAAACCGGCAGGTGGCCAGGGACCATTCACTTATAGCTGGGTTAGCAGCGCTACAAATTTCAAGTCTACTGCAGAAGATATCAATGCACTGGTTCCTTCTACTTATACAGTAAACATCAACGCTGCATACGGCTGTAAAACAACTGCAAGCTTCACTGTTACACAGCCTGAGGTATTGATAACATCAGTATCTGCAGATCCTATGCAGTGTAAAGGCGGCACAACCAATGTATATGTAACTGCAACAGGCGGCACAATGCCTTACACAGGTACCGGAACATTTGTGAAAAGCTCAGGCTTTATTACTTACACTGTTACCGATAAAAACGGTTGTACAGACAACCAGGGTTTCTCTGCTCCTAATGGCACAGGTACCGCTCCTGAAAAACCAGGTACTATCCTCAGCCCTGATGCAGACATTACAGGTGTGTGCGGACCTGGCACATATACTTTCTCTGTAAATGCTGTGAAGAATGCTACGTCTTATGTGTGGACATTGCCCGCAAAA encodes the following:
- a CDS encoding NAD(P)/FAD-dependent oxidoreductase — its product is MKVVIIGGGFAGLKLARRLNDHIDIEVTLIDRNNYHQFQPLFYQVATAGLDASNISFPLRKAFQGSKNVAVRLAEVKQINTKDNNILTDIGTFDYDRLIIATGADTNFFGNEELKANAFPMKSTIEALQLRNRVIQNFEDALLVKDKDATELQRMMTIVVVGGGPTGVEVSGALAEMRNNILPKDYPDLDFAKMNIYLVEGSPRTLNAMSDKSAAQSRKYLEDLGVKVVTKTVVKSYDGTNATLSTGEIIGTRILIWAAGIQGNVPAGIDSTLIVRGNRIKVDRTNKVQGTENVYAIGDVAYMETPLYPHGHPQVANVAINQAKNLAVNLIRQVNGNKHYQDDFEYHDKGSMATVGKHKAVVDIPKPRIHFGGWLAWMVWMGLHLVLIVGVKNRLQIFVNWVYKYFTSDQSLRLLFKISFKPTKAEEATRRLL
- a CDS encoding DoxX-like family protein — protein: MSAQTKQTIYTLSRYGIAVVWLINGLFCKVFNLVPRHQQIVERILNLTNGLVITKLIGIAEIVMFIWIISGVFKKLNALTQIAVIVTMNILEFHLAKDLLLWQEYNLLFALVFSCFIAYTAFILYKKPDCNVTLS
- a CDS encoding DUF2071 domain-containing protein translates to MLPFLKNHPFAVEAYFTKSIVITFAVPKEDIIHLIPECVTPDTYNNKWAFVAIAFVQTKGLRPKGFPAFSGNSFFLAGFRIFVRYTNSKGKTLRGLYILQSQTDKYLMQLLGNTFTHYNYTTADFKLTEKDDFISVTSCKAGIDVTVQTTAGHLPHSSPFTDWNVARKFAGPLPYTFSYNTKNKEVTIVKGVRDNWKPQPLQVSNCKVKFMENHVFRNAVLSNAFILKDIPYEWEKGVVELWKQ
- a CDS encoding methyltransferase domain-containing protein; this encodes METIRKPLQGIGNIIRFNWPFYLLSLLIFLILMLFAFTAVNPIRFWLFFTCTCISGVTLLSIIISAYIYDFSGLYRMRWLTDMIDKEAATAVNVHAGFDETSEILQKKYHFRNLLVFDFYNSRNHTEPSIKLARKLYKPVTGAVKIATDHLPLANDTADMVFVMFAAHEIRNVEERIIFFKELQRIISSKGKIVVTEHLRDIPNFIAYTVGFFHFYSRNNWLKTFAAANLSVAATIKITPFIKTFILQKHGTAS
- a CDS encoding lysophospholipid acyltransferase family protein, whose amino-acid sequence is MKIFREILGRLWALWALILFVPTMFIALPFYLVCYLLKEPVASKWHRLVSRTWMTFFLNLIGCPLKVTGTHYYKPGENYIVTCNHNSLMDIPITTPFMPQANKTIAKTTFAFIPVFGWIYAAGSILVNRKSEQSRRDSFKKMKWVLSTGLDMVIYPEGTRNRTSDPLKSFYDGAFKLATDTGKPIMPALLFNTRKVLPPGKIFYLEAHKMQMHFLPPVESKNLTAKQLKEKVFRQMWDYYEANM
- a CDS encoding choice-of-anchor V domain-containing protein; the protein is MFSKVHQTRSLIYRQRKSIIVLSLLGTLLCLTLLSYKSGPAKNGQTVTGAPFNSNQTCSKCHSGGNFGGTIKTQLLDSANKVTGKYVPGKKYTFKILFTKTATATPKYAFQTTAATLANANINKWGTLPANTHNTLKSGHNYVEQSTTLTTAQIKIPWTAPVKGTGSVKFYTAGNLVNGNGSTSGDQPLNTILTITETAAVAAAISLNNLSGNLDANSAVVKWNTDREKNIHSYTIEKSSDNINYKVAGTLLSRGGGDYSFTDFSFDKKAWYRIKITDNAGAISYSDEIAIAKPAKTDYKLSLYSHAGNGYIMFSNGGKAQKVQVVFADIQGRPISSGITFANEGDNMWDIPENSPKGIIVISVITEDGIRTSLKFMQN
- a CDS encoding glutamine--tRNA ligase/YqeY domain fusion protein, producing MSEEKSLNFIEEIIEEDLKNGKYKSIVTRFPPEPNGYLHLGHASSICLNFGLTKKFAGYTNLRFDDTNPVTEETEYVESIKEDVKWLGFEWKHELYASDYFDTLYEYALKLIGKGLAYVDDSTSEEIAAMKGTPVEAGKESPYRNRSIEENLELFKQMKAGAFADGTRTLRARIDMASTNMLMRDPVLYRIKHAHHHRTGDKWCIYPMYDMAHGQSDSIEHVTHSICTLEFVPHRELYDWLIEHLEIYPSHQYEFARRNINYTVTSKRKLLQLVNEKHVTGWDDPRMPTISGLRRRGYTPGSIRDFCDRIGVAKRENMVDVGLLEFCVREDLNKIAQRRMVVFEPLKIIITDYPEGKTELVQSEDNPEAGEKTYRDVPFSRELYIEQEDFMENPPKKFFRLAPGQMVRLKSAYIIKCDEVVKDEAGTITALKCSHVANSKTGEENAGMKVKGTLHWVSVQHAVPVEIRLYDRLFKVEDPSSEEGDFKDYINPGSLQVIKSAFAEPALKNAKFDEHYQFLRKGYFNLDKDTSEEGLVFNRTVTLKDTWAKETRKD
- a CDS encoding T9SS type A sorting domain-containing protein, with amino-acid sequence MKNLYINALMALCSIVTLTTQAQTDTTHYKYGIWQTFGEAASTSLYPEIQGRLANFRWADIEPSPNVWNWAAFDDEMASKAKDGLPFIFLMYTKEDAPDWLYSNGVPKVTEKDVNGTVIGYSPYYMDADYKSFFKRMITKVHEHIETLPANVRSNIIGVQPCFGSTGDYISYKGEVASQYALSDAQFYQLFQEFTLYYWDEYKYTSPKIYILSNPKNNGEEQTFWLMANCPGGWIKTGTLGKGYQLNYETDKAAWLYGLLNNPNNSQMMRARSEFLGSMLSAKWWLSQPYKNMFAIMAYGIHWGLDWNNQNIDKIQDHNYDPSFTLFNKYAGYKDAATSSNAMCMLKDVIDAADGVRFPASQYGTVALTNSRFNNVLAPFVPYGAKLEDMGSAMGGEMENIAANGTNDVGWKLFPGNYEKFIHQINANETSAGYWNVASAEPNTSYGRFARGFDLAKGKDALYFDVEDAFLHNAALDGAYPVIIEVTYLDKGNGKFQLFYDGKTGTVPSSMSINCTNTNKWKTVAITLNDAYFGNRAANGADFFIKNTGSENVIFQIVELSRSGNGVTGSTLSYSNALIFDTICITSTPDPLAVSITGLYLDNSNVVVGPLKGFSFATARDGIYSDSIIISQGAKFTQSLYVKFRPDAPGSYSGNIPVYGGGASKISLPVSAAAMNSAPDVTGSTVNNVTCYNSKNGSIDLKPAGGQGPFTYSWVSSATNFKSTAEDINALVPSTYTVNINAAYGCKTTASFTVTQPEVLITSVSADPMQCKGGTTNVYVTATGGTMPYTGTGTFVKSSGFITYTVTDKNGCTDNQGFSAPNGTGTAPEKPGTILSPDADITGVCGPGTYTFSVNAVKNATSYVWTLPAKATIASTSIDGRTLTLNAQSGFNGGSLQVAAGNTCGTSRNSSKTLKVAPQNPGGIVGPQKVKSGQAGLVYTTSAVSGLTYKWTVPSGAKITSGQNTPSITVTWGSRDGSVKVTANNKCESSGNTILNITVGTTTTTSTKTTTETATVTASPNPARSVTYLSFDADVDYRYTIEITDMSGKTVIRKSGVANQGNNKIPVNVSSLTDGLYNVTIINNDNGEKLSTKLVKG